From Salinirubellus salinus, the proteins below share one genomic window:
- a CDS encoding sulfurtransferase TusA family protein — MATTEADTTVDARGAACPGPLMELIGAFREAETGAVVALLTDEEQSLTDVPEWAAESGNEVVATDDEGTHYRILVRKS, encoded by the coding sequence ATGGCCACGACAGAAGCGGATACGACAGTCGACGCGCGGGGTGCGGCCTGCCCCGGGCCGCTCATGGAACTCATCGGTGCGTTCCGTGAGGCGGAGACCGGGGCGGTCGTCGCGCTCCTGACCGACGAGGAACAGTCGCTGACCGACGTGCCCGAGTGGGCCGCCGAGTCGGGCAACGAGGTAGTGGCCACCGACGACGAGGGGACCCACTACCGGATACTGGTGCGAAAGTCATGA